In Treponema sp. OMZ 798, the following proteins share a genomic window:
- a CDS encoding DEAD/DEAH box helicase yields MLITFKELGLDDIVLQAVEAKGFEEPTPIQVLAIPRLLSGEANVIAKARTGTGKTAAFGLPLVQELRANTGKVRALILVPTRELAVQVAGELESFRIEEFPRITTVYGGAAIGPQLRSLKTGVEIVVGTPGRVMDHLERGSLKIEDIEYFILDEADEMLNMGFIEDIENIFSKANPEARVLMFSATMPKQILSIASDFMGDYEIVEEEPQEERASLTEQFFWVVREGDKTEALVRLIDTSPNFYGLVFCQTKIDADDVAKELDERHYEAAALHGDIPQSQREKILERFRSKKTRILVATDVAARGIDIEGISHVVNYAIPYDGPTYTHRIGRTGRAGAAGIAVSFVRPNEVKRIEYLRKHARGELKEGKLPSIEQVIEIKRTRILKETAAQIEKRINEEKPEQGFSAFANKLTEYGDAQTVLSFILQMQYGSFLSPSHYKTIKPVRSEGRIRKSDDDTLRLYIGVGRKDGITKRKLAEMLSRLLSIPERLVDDIEVMDKFSLATMPKNAANDALRLCKKKRGLPHMHIDAKSEAPAFSGSKRPKRSLASKGKHDSKKKRESSGSASKYKRK; encoded by the coding sequence ATGTTAATTACTTTTAAAGAATTGGGACTTGACGATATAGTCCTACAAGCAGTTGAAGCCAAGGGGTTTGAAGAGCCGACTCCGATTCAGGTTTTGGCAATACCGAGGCTTCTTTCGGGAGAAGCAAACGTTATAGCTAAGGCTCGTACCGGAACGGGAAAGACGGCAGCTTTTGGCCTCCCCCTTGTGCAGGAGCTGCGCGCAAATACGGGAAAGGTGCGGGCGCTTATTTTGGTGCCTACCCGAGAATTAGCCGTACAGGTAGCAGGTGAACTTGAATCTTTTAGAATCGAAGAGTTTCCCCGAATTACAACCGTTTACGGAGGAGCTGCGATAGGCCCCCAGCTGAGAAGCTTAAAGACCGGTGTCGAAATCGTTGTAGGAACCCCCGGCCGTGTGATGGATCATCTTGAACGGGGTTCCTTAAAAATTGAAGACATCGAATATTTTATTTTGGATGAAGCCGATGAGATGCTCAACATGGGCTTTATCGAAGACATAGAAAATATCTTTTCAAAGGCAAATCCTGAAGCCCGCGTTTTAATGTTTTCGGCGACGATGCCCAAGCAGATCTTGTCTATTGCCTCCGACTTTATGGGGGACTATGAAATTGTCGAAGAAGAGCCTCAAGAAGAAAGAGCCTCTTTAACCGAGCAATTTTTTTGGGTAGTCAGGGAAGGGGATAAGACCGAAGCCCTTGTCCGCCTTATAGATACAAGCCCTAACTTTTACGGCCTCGTATTTTGCCAAACCAAAATCGATGCCGATGATGTTGCAAAAGAACTTGACGAAAGGCACTACGAAGCTGCCGCCCTCCACGGGGACATTCCTCAAAGTCAGAGGGAAAAAATTTTGGAGCGCTTTAGGTCCAAAAAGACCCGCATCCTTGTTGCAACCGATGTTGCCGCCCGCGGTATCGACATTGAAGGCATCTCGCACGTTGTAAACTATGCAATTCCCTATGACGGGCCGACCTATACCCACCGAATAGGAAGAACAGGCCGTGCCGGAGCTGCCGGTATCGCAGTCAGTTTTGTCCGCCCTAACGAGGTAAAAAGAATAGAGTACCTGCGCAAACATGCCCGGGGCGAATTAAAAGAGGGTAAGCTTCCTTCAATCGAACAAGTTATCGAAATCAAAAGAACCCGTATCTTAAAAGAAACGGCTGCTCAAATCGAAAAAAGAATAAATGAAGAAAAACCCGAACAAGGCTTTTCGGCTTTTGCAAATAAGCTTACGGAATACGGAGATGCTCAAACCGTGCTTTCCTTTATTCTTCAAATGCAGTACGGTTCATTTTTATCTCCCTCTCACTATAAGACAATTAAGCCCGTCCGCTCCGAAGGCCGCATACGTAAATCCGATGACGATACCTTACGCCTTTATATAGGAGTCGGCCGAAAGGACGGAATTACAAAGCGTAAACTTGCCGAAATGTTAAGCCGCCTTCTTTCGATTCCTGAAAGGCTGGTCGACGATATCGAGGTTATGGATAAGTTTTCCCTTGCTACAATGCCTAAAAATGCAGCAAATGATGCCCTGCGTCTTTGCAAAAAGAAAAGAGGCTTACCTCATATGCACATTGACGCAAAAAGTGAAGCCCCGGCCTTTTCCGGATCTAAAAGACCTAAGCGCAGTTTGGCCTCAAAGGGAAAACATGATTCAAAAAAGAAAAGAGAATCTTCCGGATCTGCCTCAAAATACAAACGTAAATAA
- a CDS encoding carboxypeptidase-like regulatory domain-containing protein: MSAVKGCVRDKNKKPVSHAKVALLTERFEVITGGEADESGCFCLEAESKKYPYFIASKGFNENFLEFWGYNIDLRQNVEINPKLGKIEIFSLIFFPSLDTDNTMMVYFRPMSSKLILGEEKAIAPELNTDDITVSVNGDFCEIVTMRVINETLDKDVEPIKAYALKIGMTDIEFDGKNKLEISIIKDGEYGEAVLFF; this comes from the coding sequence ATGAGTGCTGTTAAGGGTTGCGTTCGGGATAAAAATAAAAAACCGGTAAGCCATGCAAAGGTTGCTCTTTTAACCGAAAGGTTTGAAGTTATTACGGGCGGTGAAGCTGATGAATCCGGCTGTTTTTGCTTAGAAGCCGAATCAAAAAAATACCCTTATTTTATTGCTTCAAAAGGTTTTAATGAAAATTTTCTTGAATTTTGGGGCTACAATATAGATTTAAGGCAAAATGTTGAAATAAATCCTAAGCTGGGAAAAATAGAAATTTTTAGCTTGATATTTTTTCCTTCTTTGGATACTGATAATACCATGATGGTGTATTTTAGGCCTATGAGCTCCAAACTTATTTTAGGAGAAGAAAAAGCAATAGCTCCGGAACTCAATACCGACGATATAACCGTTTCAGTAAACGGCGATTTTTGTGAAATTGTTACTATGAGAGTGATAAACGAGACCCTTGATAAGGATGTTGAACCGATAAAGGCCTATGCCTTAAAGATAGGAATGACAGATATAGAATTTGACGGAAAAAACAAGCTCGAAATAAGTATCATAAAAGACGGCGAGTACGGCGAAGCCGTTTTGTTTTTCTAA
- a CDS encoding NYN domain-containing protein gives MVEFIEQLIHQRKVALRMGTLADSTAYYGLKNNTVKKLFSERLSISDITENDFDLVLRQKGVDMKIGIDIATLAYKKLTDQIILITGDSDFVPAAKLARREGIDFIVDPMGHKILPDLMEHIDGLQSYYKHVALKNSALQC, from the coding sequence ATGGTGGAATTTATTGAACAGTTAATTCATCAAAGAAAGGTTGCTTTAAGGATGGGGACATTGGCTGATAGCACTGCTTACTATGGTTTAAAGAATAATACGGTTAAAAAGCTGTTTTCAGAACGTTTATCAATTTCAGATATAACTGAGAATGATTTTGATTTGGTTTTACGGCAAAAAGGGGTAGACATGAAAATCGGTATAGATATTGCTACTCTTGCATATAAAAAGTTGACTGATCAGATTATTCTTATTACTGGAGACAGTGATTTTGTGCCGGCTGCTAAATTAGCACGCCGAGAAGGCATTGATTTTATAGTTGACCCGATGGGACATAAAATTTTGCCTGATTTAATGGAACATATTGACGGATTACAATCCTATTATAAACATGTTGCACTTAAAAATTCTGCACTGCAATGTTAA
- a CDS encoding dihydroorotase family protein: MIDSHVHLRDGLLAEKETIAHALSLACPAGFTAFFDMPNTNPPLTNGDAVLERFALADKSIKAAGVSGFYGVYGGLTSDASQIEKMVLFYKEHFPKIVGFKMFAGHSTGNMGIVEKEDQRKVYSALARLGYEGLIAVHCEKESLMNNSIFDIENPITHSLARPPIAEIESIKDQIELIKAAGFKGHLHICHISTKEGIRLVSDAKKSGLNISCGVTAHHALLNIDSYKKSGLFVKMNPPLREKKDQEAVFKALISGEADWIESDHAPHTIEDKKKGASGIPGFAGSLILLKELRKAGCSEARLEELCGKAVNRIFKLNLPYKVPSNTEIDASLPILRNGYPFDAFEFM, translated from the coding sequence ATGATAGATTCACATGTTCACCTTAGGGACGGCCTATTGGCCGAAAAAGAAACCATCGCTCATGCCCTTTCTTTGGCCTGCCCTGCAGGTTTTACGGCCTTCTTTGATATGCCTAATACAAATCCTCCTCTTACAAATGGAGATGCGGTTTTGGAACGCTTTGCTCTTGCAGATAAGTCGATAAAAGCCGCCGGTGTTTCCGGCTTTTACGGTGTTTACGGCGGCCTTACTTCCGATGCTTCGCAGATAGAAAAAATGGTCTTGTTTTATAAGGAGCATTTTCCTAAAATAGTAGGTTTTAAGATGTTTGCCGGTCATTCGACAGGCAATATGGGAATAGTCGAAAAAGAAGATCAAAGAAAGGTTTATTCCGCCCTTGCAAGACTCGGTTATGAGGGCTTAATAGCTGTCCATTGCGAAAAAGAAAGCCTCATGAATAATTCAATCTTTGATATTGAAAATCCTATAACTCACAGCCTTGCCCGTCCGCCTATTGCCGAAATAGAATCTATAAAGGACCAAATTGAACTTATTAAAGCTGCGGGTTTTAAGGGGCACCTTCATATTTGTCACATAAGTACAAAAGAGGGAATAAGGCTGGTCTCTGATGCAAAAAAAAGCGGACTGAATATCTCCTGCGGAGTTACGGCCCACCACGCTCTTTTAAATATCGATTCTTATAAAAAGTCGGGCCTTTTTGTAAAGATGAATCCTCCCTTGCGTGAAAAAAAAGACCAAGAAGCCGTTTTTAAGGCCTTGATTTCGGGTGAGGCCGATTGGATAGAAAGCGACCATGCCCCTCATACAATCGAAGATAAGAAAAAAGGCGCCTCCGGCATCCCCGGCTTTGCAGGCTCTCTCATTCTTTTAAAAGAACTGCGCAAGGCCGGCTGCTCTGAAGCCCGCTTAGAAGAACTTTGCGGCAAGGCCGTCAACCGAATTTTCAAACTTAATTTGCCCTATAAAGTACCCTCAAACACCGAAATTGACGCCTCCCTCCCAATCCTAAGAAACGGCTATCCCTTTGATGCATTTGAATTTATGTAG
- a CDS encoding LamG domain-containing protein, whose amino-acid sequence MKRLCVIILVLGVLISSCGIKTNLDIQEAVFPPEHSIIVYQDATSQGFKNGSTLSLVGIGDAGYSSWEELHIENLTEHEIKFDGLPKITNTDVFEIRDTLFKYKIGPYERTAFEVRYKLADIGSVETGLTIDYRVNDRKRKFSIRLNGNFIGLQIVEVIDANPPAIPTEIERNLPNGGAGVDFGYKPNAQAKRKFRIKNNSNERITIHSVSLDSFATIAGFNFDGQTGLTLGVISANSSKDFELIFPESSMPTYKEGNIVIQHDRSPLPYKIAVCGGGEIMPIEIVHRKNGQDVSCVVPYKLDKNCYDFGYKSAVSESQAISIKNMSKAILRFENIDVNLDPGPFTLEKNYGNTELVYPGEKAGLEIKFTPQPGVWSEKDITIDDKNTGRKYTISLTGSGFKQPKDIKDLVLWLRADRIGLEHISEGKINCLPDVSGNNRHAYKYKGNSPTYSASGVSGLPSATFANKEGLAVICAHDDWMLYEATASTAFLIFSCSNNINQQIAITGSNGSRRVYPSIGLIPFQYDPVDGVYGNGANTGKPTRIKRFYIESDYVLGIRSPSASMTYDVESGKAFSAGILVNVDISGNDPQVRFYVNGNETKTGQTPIAYLYSAPGGTSGGSETAVNRAYGYPVGENGSIRDYALGSNQDTDPCKLDYAWSLPGNSAYFSSRLATHIGVEGSGTLKNLYIGKNADESLPFYGQIAEVMIFKRALTDAEIKDINNYIVKRYNTVTIESLYTRPPYPPAP is encoded by the coding sequence ATGAAACGTTTGTGTGTTATAATTTTAGTTCTTGGGGTATTGATTTCATCATGCGGTATAAAAACAAATTTGGATATTCAGGAGGCTGTTTTTCCGCCTGAACACTCAATCATAGTATATCAGGATGCTACTTCACAAGGCTTTAAAAACGGATCCACATTATCTTTGGTAGGAATAGGTGATGCCGGATACAGTTCATGGGAAGAGCTTCATATTGAAAATTTAACCGAGCATGAAATAAAATTTGACGGTCTTCCTAAAATTACAAATACCGATGTATTTGAAATTAGGGACACTCTTTTTAAATATAAGATCGGTCCTTATGAAAGAACCGCTTTTGAAGTCCGTTATAAGCTTGCCGATATAGGATCGGTTGAAACCGGTCTTACAATAGATTATCGCGTGAATGATCGCAAAAGGAAATTTTCTATTCGGCTTAATGGAAATTTTATAGGTCTTCAAATAGTTGAAGTCATTGATGCAAATCCTCCTGCTATTCCAACAGAGATTGAACGTAACCTGCCTAATGGCGGTGCCGGAGTCGATTTCGGATATAAGCCGAACGCACAAGCTAAGCGGAAATTCCGTATAAAAAATAATAGTAATGAACGCATTACTATCCACAGCGTTTCACTTGATTCCTTTGCAACTATTGCCGGCTTTAATTTTGACGGTCAAACCGGATTGACTTTGGGTGTTATTTCTGCTAATTCTTCAAAAGATTTCGAGCTCATATTTCCTGAATCCTCTATGCCTACATACAAGGAAGGAAATATCGTAATACAGCATGACAGAAGCCCTCTTCCTTATAAAATTGCAGTTTGCGGCGGAGGTGAAATTATGCCTATTGAAATAGTGCATAGAAAAAACGGTCAAGATGTTTCTTGTGTTGTGCCGTACAAGCTGGACAAAAACTGTTATGACTTCGGCTATAAGTCTGCCGTGTCGGAATCTCAGGCTATCAGTATTAAAAATATGAGTAAGGCTATATTGCGCTTTGAGAATATTGATGTGAATCTGGACCCGGGACCTTTTACATTAGAAAAAAATTATGGAAATACAGAGCTTGTCTATCCCGGAGAGAAGGCCGGACTTGAAATTAAATTTACTCCGCAACCAGGTGTGTGGTCTGAAAAAGATATTACCATTGATGATAAAAATACGGGAAGAAAATATACTATATCTCTCACCGGTTCCGGATTTAAACAGCCTAAGGATATAAAAGATCTTGTTCTTTGGTTAAGGGCTGATAGGATTGGATTGGAGCATATTTCTGAAGGTAAAATAAACTGTCTTCCTGATGTATCCGGAAATAATAGACATGCCTATAAATATAAAGGAAATAGTCCTACATATTCCGCTTCGGGAGTTAGCGGACTTCCTTCTGCTACTTTTGCAAATAAGGAAGGCTTGGCTGTAATTTGTGCTCACGATGACTGGATGTTATATGAAGCTACAGCTAGTACTGCCTTTTTGATTTTTAGTTGTTCTAACAATATTAATCAGCAAATAGCTATTACCGGCTCAAATGGATCCAGGCGCGTTTATCCTTCAATAGGTTTGATTCCGTTTCAGTATGATCCTGTAGACGGTGTTTACGGCAATGGTGCCAATACAGGTAAACCTACTAGAATAAAAAGATTTTATATAGAATCGGATTATGTACTGGGTATTAGAAGTCCTTCCGCATCTATGACATATGATGTCGAATCGGGAAAAGCTTTTTCGGCAGGAATACTTGTTAATGTGGATATTTCCGGTAATGATCCTCAAGTTAGATTTTATGTAAACGGTAATGAGACTAAAACGGGTCAGACGCCTATAGCCTATCTATACTCTGCACCGGGAGGTACTTCAGGTGGTAGTGAAACTGCTGTAAACAGAGCCTATGGCTATCCTGTAGGCGAAAATGGGTCAATAAGAGACTATGCACTAGGATCTAATCAAGATACCGATCCTTGTAAATTAGACTATGCCTGGTCTTTGCCGGGCAATAGTGCTTATTTTTCTTCAAGATTGGCTACTCATATAGGTGTTGAAGGCAGCGGAACCTTAAAGAATCTATATATCGGTAAGAATGCTGATGAGTCTTTGCCTTTTTACGGACAAATTGCAGAAGTCATGATTTTTAAACGGGCTTTGACTGATGCTGAAATTAAAGACATAAATAATTATATAGTTAAAAGATATAATACCGTGACTATAGAATCTTTATATACACGGCCTCCTTATCCTCCTGCACCATAA